The Acetomicrobium sp. S15 = DSM 107314 genome window below encodes:
- a CDS encoding dihydroorotate dehydrogenase: MSSERSSLRCRVGGLDLRSPIIAASGTWPHDPSFWRGELTAGLGAICTKGITRNRREGNRGIRLWETPCGLLNSIGLQNSGVEAFISGELPEIGSRDVSLIANVAVEDLPSLAEVLKLLASVKDQIDAVELNISCPNVDEGGIAWGSNPESTAKAVACARSLWGGPLWVKLTPHACDIVKVATSAQECGADALVVANTWLGMAIDVESEKPVFDRVVAGLSGPAVFPLALRLVWEVARCVSIPVIGCGGIAEARDVVAMLFAGASAVEMGTALFLDLNLPAKFTLILKEYMQRHGYASTEEMVGVASHAGGI; the protein is encoded by the coding sequence ATGAGCTCTGAAAGGTCTTCTCTTCGATGTCGTGTCGGTGGTCTCGATCTCAGGTCTCCGATCATAGCAGCTTCGGGGACGTGGCCCCATGATCCGTCATTTTGGCGCGGCGAGTTGACAGCGGGGCTTGGAGCCATCTGCACCAAGGGTATCACGAGAAACAGGCGAGAGGGCAACAGGGGGATTCGCCTGTGGGAAACACCGTGCGGATTGCTCAACAGCATAGGGTTACAGAACAGCGGCGTCGAGGCTTTTATTTCGGGCGAATTGCCAGAGATCGGCAGCCGCGACGTGTCGCTCATAGCCAATGTGGCCGTAGAAGATCTCCCTTCCCTTGCGGAGGTGCTCAAGCTTCTTGCCTCTGTAAAAGACCAGATAGATGCCGTTGAACTCAACATATCTTGTCCGAACGTAGACGAAGGCGGGATTGCTTGGGGATCTAACCCCGAGAGCACGGCAAAGGCTGTAGCCTGCGCGCGCTCTCTTTGGGGCGGTCCGCTTTGGGTCAAGCTTACGCCCCACGCTTGCGACATTGTCAAGGTGGCCACCAGTGCCCAAGAGTGCGGCGCGGACGCTTTGGTGGTCGCCAATACGTGGCTCGGCATGGCCATAGACGTGGAAAGCGAAAAACCGGTCTTCGATAGGGTCGTAGCTGGCCTTTCCGGTCCTGCGGTCTTTCCGTTGGCACTGCGGTTGGTCTGGGAGGTGGCAAGGTGCGTCTCTATCCCCGTGATCGGATGCGGAGGCATAGCGGAGGCAAGGGATGTCGTGGCGATGCTGTTTGCAGGCGCGTCAGCAGTGGAGATGGGCACTGCTCTTTTTTTAGATTTAAACTTACCGGCAAAATTTACACTGATATTAAAAGAATACATGCAACGCCATGGCTACGCCTCGACAGAGGAAATGGTCGGAGTTGCATCGCA